In Streptomyces hawaiiensis, one genomic interval encodes:
- a CDS encoding DoxX family protein, with translation MTARLNGAQPYALGLFRIVTGLLFACHGAVALFGVLGGVDGKGGTAATGAWPNWYAAVIELVGGTLVLLGLGTRIAAFISSGAMAYAYFKVHQPQALWPIENNGEGAAMYCWAMFLLIFTGSGAFGLDRLLDKRTSTQEQRSADQTPVAA, from the coding sequence ATGACCGCTCGCCTCAACGGCGCGCAGCCGTACGCGCTCGGACTGTTCCGGATCGTCACCGGCCTGCTCTTCGCCTGCCACGGCGCCGTCGCGCTCTTCGGCGTCCTCGGAGGCGTGGACGGCAAGGGCGGCACCGCCGCGACCGGCGCCTGGCCGAACTGGTACGCGGCCGTCATCGAGCTCGTCGGCGGCACCCTGGTGCTGCTGGGCCTCGGCACCCGCATCGCGGCGTTCATCTCCTCCGGCGCGATGGCGTACGCGTACTTCAAGGTTCACCAGCCCCAGGCCCTGTGGCCGATCGAGAACAACGGCGAGGGCGCTGCCATGTACTGCTGGGCCATGTTCCTGCTGATCTTCACGGGCTCCGGCGCGTTCGGCCTGGACCGGCTGCTGGACAAGCGCACCTCCACGCAGGAGCAGCGCTCCGCGGACCAGACACCGGTGGCCGCCTGA
- a CDS encoding FAD/NAD(P)-binding protein — MVGAGPRGTSVLERLCASAPELLPPGARLTVHVIDPDPPGPGRVWRTAQSPELLMNTVACQVTLFTDASVDCSGPIRPGPSLHEWAGGGLGPDEYPTRAEYGRYLEWVFAEVVRQAPPAVRVETHRARAVRLDDTPGDRQALTLDDGRTLTGLSAVVLAQGHLPRTVGPDLLRPAVHAARHGLRHVPPANPADVDLASIPAGEPVLLRGLGLNFFDHTALLTTGRGGRFVRDAGGLRYLPSGREPLLFAGSRRGVPYQARGDNAKGAYGRHVPLVLTPEVIAGFRKRADSGEAPDFLAEIWPLVAKEVETVYYGTLIRRAAACADRERGFAGREREFTDRFLAVPHGDPLEAPLLEEFGVPDAERWCWERISHPYAGRDFAHPGEWRDWLLSYLREDAAQAALGNVRGPLKAALDVLRDLRNELRLIVDHGGLAGASRRDHLDRWYTPLNAFLSIGPPRRRIEELAALMEAGVVRVLGPRLRVTDEDGAWAAHSPDVPGSAVRVRTLIEARLPEPDLRHTADDLLAGLLRSGRCRPHTVDDYETGGLDVTPCPYRLMDRQGVAHTRRFAFGVPTEGVHWVTAAGARPGVDSVTLSDADAVARAVLRAAGPETEPQREAKQWPNVELASIN; from the coding sequence CTGGTCGGCGCCGGACCGCGCGGCACCAGCGTCCTGGAACGCCTGTGCGCCTCCGCCCCGGAACTCCTTCCGCCCGGTGCCCGGCTGACGGTCCATGTGATCGACCCGGACCCGCCCGGCCCCGGCCGCGTCTGGCGCACCGCCCAGTCGCCCGAACTGCTGATGAACACCGTGGCCTGCCAGGTGACCCTGTTCACCGACGCCAGCGTGGACTGCTCGGGCCCGATCCGCCCGGGCCCGAGCCTGCACGAGTGGGCGGGCGGCGGGCTGGGCCCGGACGAGTACCCGACCCGCGCCGAGTACGGCCGCTACCTGGAGTGGGTGTTCGCCGAGGTCGTACGGCAAGCGCCACCGGCCGTACGGGTCGAGACGCACCGGGCACGCGCGGTACGGCTCGACGACACCCCCGGGGACCGCCAGGCCCTCACCCTCGACGACGGCCGCACCCTGACCGGCCTGTCCGCGGTGGTGCTGGCCCAGGGGCACCTGCCGAGAACCGTCGGCCCGGACCTGCTGCGGCCGGCGGTCCACGCCGCGCGGCACGGCCTGCGCCACGTCCCGCCCGCCAACCCGGCCGATGTCGATCTGGCCTCCATACCCGCGGGCGAGCCGGTCCTGCTGCGCGGCCTCGGCCTCAACTTCTTCGACCACACGGCCCTGCTGACGACCGGCCGGGGCGGCCGTTTCGTACGGGACGCCGGGGGGCTGCGCTATCTCCCCTCCGGCCGTGAGCCGCTGCTCTTCGCCGGTTCGCGGCGCGGCGTCCCGTACCAGGCTCGCGGCGACAACGCGAAGGGGGCGTACGGCCGGCACGTGCCGCTCGTCCTCACCCCCGAGGTGATCGCCGGGTTCCGCAAGCGCGCGGACTCCGGGGAGGCACCCGATTTCCTCGCGGAGATATGGCCGTTGGTGGCGAAGGAGGTGGAGACGGTCTACTACGGCACGCTGATCCGGCGGGCGGCGGCCTGCGCCGACCGGGAGCGGGGGTTCGCCGGGCGGGAGCGGGAGTTCACCGACCGCTTCCTCGCCGTCCCGCACGGTGACCCCCTGGAGGCGCCCCTGCTGGAGGAGTTCGGGGTGCCGGACGCCGAGCGCTGGTGCTGGGAGCGGATCTCCCACCCGTACGCCGGCCGGGACTTCGCGCATCCGGGCGAGTGGCGCGACTGGCTGCTGTCGTATCTGCGCGAGGACGCCGCCCAGGCCGCCCTGGGCAATGTGCGCGGCCCGCTGAAGGCGGCCCTGGACGTGCTGCGTGACCTGCGCAACGAACTCCGGCTGATCGTGGACCACGGCGGCCTCGCCGGCGCCTCCCGCCGGGACCACCTGGACCGCTGGTACACCCCGCTCAACGCGTTCCTGTCCATCGGCCCGCCGCGGCGCCGCATCGAGGAACTCGCGGCCCTGATGGAGGCCGGGGTGGTGCGGGTGCTCGGCCCACGGCTGCGGGTGACGGACGAGGACGGGGCCTGGGCGGCGCACTCACCCGACGTGCCGGGATCGGCCGTCCGTGTGAGAACCCTCATCGAGGCCCGCCTGCCGGAACCGGACCTGCGGCACACCGCCGACGACCTTCTCGCCGGCCTGCTGCGCAGCGGGCGGTGCCGCCCGCACACGGTCGACGATTACGAGACAGGCGGGTTGGACGTCACACCCTGCCCCTATCGCCTGATGGACCGTCAAGGAGTTGCACACACAAGGCGGTTCGCGTTCGGCGTGCCGACAGAAGGCGTGCACTGGGTGACCGCCGCGGGGGCTCGCCCAGGGGTGGATTCGGTCACTCTTTCGGACGCGGATGCGGTGGCGAGAGCCGTTCTACGTGCGGCTGGGCCGGAAACTGAGCCTCAACGGGAGGCAAAGCAGTGGCCAAATGTTGAACTTGCAAGCATCAATTAG